Proteins from a genomic interval of Lysobacter arenosi:
- a CDS encoding amidohydrolase family protein: MTKPLLSSALALALVLASGTVHAAERVDLLVRDATVIDVVDGKRRPHQAIAVRGARIVAIVDEARAGRFDAAQTVDASGKFAIPGLWDMHVHFGGGEALIEENRNLLPLYVAHGITAVRDAAGDLSPSVFEWRTATAAGTLLGPRIFTSGPKIEGYKSIWPGDLEIGSIAELNQALDKLQGWKVDFVKITDNTLSPELFMAAVKEAGRRGLKTSAHVPYPITIDEVSAAGLSSVEHIDYAFKAGSPKEKALGEAIARGEMTSRDAWTQWNATFDVKLAKATYARMAQRGTAVTPTLNGSEVVAFLDQDDHRNDDYLKYIGPGLQATYTWRVERAAKDDAAAIAARHLRFERNASVLPLLQQAGVTILAGTDAGFLNSYNYPGIGLHDELALLVKYGLTPLQALQAATINGARFLGHDDSNGTLAAGKAADIVLLDADPLLDIAATRRIDTVVMKGQAYDRSHLDAMLADVEARVAAQQAQAKP, from the coding sequence ATGACCAAGCCCCTGCTGTCCTCCGCCCTCGCCCTCGCCCTGGTCCTGGCCAGCGGCACGGTCCATGCTGCCGAGCGCGTCGACCTGCTGGTTCGCGATGCGACCGTGATCGACGTCGTCGACGGCAAGCGTCGCCCGCATCAGGCGATCGCGGTACGCGGCGCACGCATCGTCGCGATCGTCGACGAGGCCCGCGCCGGTCGCTTCGATGCCGCGCAGACGGTCGATGCCAGCGGCAAGTTCGCGATCCCCGGCCTGTGGGACATGCACGTGCATTTCGGCGGCGGCGAGGCCCTGATCGAAGAGAATCGCAACCTGTTGCCGCTGTACGTCGCCCATGGCATCACCGCCGTGCGTGACGCCGCCGGCGACCTCAGCCCGAGCGTCTTCGAATGGCGCACCGCCACCGCCGCCGGCACGCTCCTCGGGCCCAGGATCTTCACGTCCGGTCCGAAGATCGAAGGCTACAAGTCGATCTGGCCCGGCGACCTGGAGATCGGTTCGATCGCCGAACTGAACCAGGCGCTCGACAAGCTGCAAGGCTGGAAGGTCGACTTCGTCAAGATCACCGACAACACGCTGTCGCCCGAACTGTTCATGGCCGCGGTGAAGGAAGCCGGACGTCGTGGCCTGAAGACCTCCGCGCACGTGCCCTACCCGATCACCATCGATGAAGTCAGCGCCGCCGGGCTGAGTTCGGTCGAACACATCGACTACGCCTTCAAGGCTGGCTCGCCGAAGGAGAAGGCGCTCGGCGAAGCGATCGCCCGCGGCGAGATGACCAGCCGCGATGCCTGGACGCAGTGGAACGCCACCTTTGACGTGAAGCTGGCCAAGGCGACCTACGCGCGCATGGCGCAGCGCGGGACGGCGGTGACGCCCACGCTCAACGGCAGCGAGGTCGTGGCCTTCCTCGACCAGGACGACCACCGCAACGACGACTACCTCAAGTACATCGGCCCGGGCCTGCAGGCGACCTACACCTGGCGCGTCGAGCGCGCGGCCAAGGACGACGCGGCGGCGATTGCCGCGCGCCACCTGCGCTTCGAACGCAACGCCTCGGTGCTGCCGCTGCTGCAGCAGGCGGGGGTGACGATCCTGGCCGGCACCGATGCCGGCTTCCTCAACTCGTACAACTACCCCGGCATCGGCCTGCACGACGAACTGGCGCTGCTGGTGAAGTACGGCCTGACGCCGCTGCAGGCGCTGCAGGCGGCGACCATCAACGGCGCCCGTTTCCTCGGTCACGACGACAGCAATGGCACGCTGGCCGCGGGCAAGGCCGCCGACATCGTCCTGCTCGACGCCGACCCGTTGCTGGACATCGCCGCGACCCGCCGCATCGACACGGTGGTGATGAAGGGCCAGGCCTACGACCGCAGCCATCTGGACGCGATGCTGGCCGACGTGGAGGCGCGGGTGGCCGCGCAGCAGGCGCAGGCGAAGCCTTAA
- a CDS encoding ESPR-type extended signal peptide-containing protein, whose protein sequence is MNKIFRIVFNTTTGQWVVASEMAKGRKKASSSGKVGAAVAATLVAALAASGASAGALDGGTAIGLNSVSVGPGSQANGDDSTAVGSNAVSAINGTAIGMNSTAGANAVSLGKGSFSGSGATAIGENSYALEAGDIAIGLGAKATNVNNNPANGAVAIGYLAVADSSGVAIGTGANAGVTDTVVGRLATATGNYSSAFGSRSTAQGDRNVALGSYSVADRDLTVSVGTSTMTRQIVNVGAGVQPTDAVNVSQLTPVVTALGGGAAMDGTTGAVTGPSYALTNANAINGTTGAATNVGTGFSKVDDALGVINTTASKGFNVSADAGATSQNIAPGGTVNYAAGSNATVTRSGSTITYGVVDNPTFSGMVTANGGLTVGTGKTVDMGGNKITNVAVGTNPTDAVNVSQLSALSGTAMTFTGNDATAGVVNRTLGQTLAIKGAASTAGTYSGNNVKTVTDPVTGAINVQIADAPKFGNVIVNDSGSGKITGMTDGTVASGSKDAVNGGQLYGLASSTATALGGSSSVNAAGAITAPTYTLAKANAMTGQTGSLTDVGSALNRIDQALGNVGFNITADNGATLQNISPSSTVGFVAGANTTVTRSGRNITYGVVANPTFSGMVTANGGLTVGTGQTVDMGGNKITNVAVGTAATDAVNVSQLSALSGTAMTFTGNDATAGVVSRTLGQTLTIKGAASTAGNYSGNNVKTVTDPATGAINVQIADAPKFGNVIVNDSGLGKITGMTDGTVASGSKDAVNGGQLYTTNQQVAQQGATTAAALGGTASYDTTTGAVSAPSYALTNANAINGTTGAATNVGTGFSKVDDALGVINTTANKGFNVSADAGATSQNIAPGGTVNYAAGTNATVTRSGSTITYGVVANPTFAGMVTANGGLTVGAGQTVDMGGNKVTNVAVGTAATDAVNVSQLSALSGTAMTFTGNDATAGVVNRTLGQTLAIKGAASTAGTYSGNNVKTVTDPATGAINVQIADAPKFGNVIVNDAGSGKITGMTDGTVASGSKDAVNGGQLYTTNQQVAQQGTTTAAALGGSASYNTTTGAISAPSYTLTKANTITGQTGSLGDVGSALGRIDQALGNLTTSGGLGFNISADAGATSQNIAPGGTVTYAAGTNATVARSGSTITYGVVDNPSFAGMVTANGGLTVGAGQTVSMGGNKVTNVAAGTVDTTSTDAVNGSQLSALASTTAVALGGSSTVNPDGSITAPSYTVTNIDGSTTTVHNVGDAITNIDGRTTQNTTAINNINTSITGLSKDALLWDSAAGAFSAAHGGVATNKVTNVAAGDLTSTSTDAVNGSQLYATNQQVAGNTTAINNINTSITGLTKDALLWDSAAGAFSASHGGVATNKITNVAAGTVDTASTDAVNGSQLSGLASTTAVALGGSSTVNPDGSITAPNYTVTNIDGSTTTVHNVGDAITNIDGRTTQNTTTINSIVNGGGIKYFHTNSTLADSQALGTDSVAIGGNAVANNQNDVALGSNSVTDVAVGTSSATIGGTNYSFAGTAPAGTVSVGSAGSERTVTNVAAGRLSGTSTDAVNGSQLYATNQQVTANTTAIDGINSSITGLSKDALLWDSAAGAFSASHGGVATNKITNVAAGTVNATSTDAVNGSQLYGLASTTAGALGGGSTVNPDGTITQPNYTVTNIDGSTTTVHNVGDAITNIDGRTTQNTTAISNISTSINNGTIGLVQQAGAGQKLTVGKDTDGSEVSFTNSAGEARKLSGVAAGSVSATSTDAVNGSQLHGLGQSVSTALGGGSVVNTDGTISAPVYTVTNPNGSTSQVTGVEAAIGNIDGRVYDNSVRIGNVESNVTNLTSQINTGAVGLVQQAAPGEQLTVGKATDGTSVNFTGTAGDRVLTGVAAGKADTDAVNVRRSRWHCTTSLTVHPTTMPSTSPSSMIASPAPTPM, encoded by the coding sequence ATGAACAAGATCTTCCGAATCGTCTTCAATACCACCACCGGCCAATGGGTCGTTGCCTCGGAGATGGCCAAGGGCCGCAAGAAGGCATCCTCGTCCGGCAAGGTGGGGGCGGCCGTGGCCGCGACCCTGGTTGCGGCACTGGCCGCCTCTGGCGCCAGCGCCGGCGCGCTCGACGGTGGCACCGCCATCGGCCTCAACAGTGTTTCGGTCGGCCCCGGCAGCCAGGCGAACGGCGACGACAGCACGGCTGTCGGTAGTAACGCTGTTTCGGCGATTAACGGAACAGCCATCGGTATGAACAGCACTGCGGGGGCTAACGCAGTATCCCTCGGCAAGGGAAGCTTTTCGGGGTCGGGCGCGACAGCCATCGGTGAGAACAGCTATGCGCTGGAGGCCGGCGATATTGCGATCGGACTTGGCGCTAAGGCCACGAACGTCAACAATAATCCGGCCAACGGGGCGGTCGCCATTGGTTATCTCGCAGTGGCTGACTCATCCGGTGTAGCGATCGGAACAGGAGCGAATGCGGGCGTGACCGATACGGTCGTTGGGCGGCTTGCAACGGCCACGGGCAATTACTCTTCAGCATTCGGCTCACGCAGCACGGCGCAGGGGGATAGAAACGTAGCGCTGGGTTCCTATTCGGTTGCCGATCGCGACCTTACCGTGTCGGTGGGCACGAGCACCATGACGCGCCAGATCGTGAACGTGGGCGCCGGCGTGCAGCCCACCGATGCCGTCAACGTCTCGCAGCTCACCCCGGTTGTCACGGCGCTGGGCGGCGGCGCGGCCATGGACGGCACCACGGGTGCGGTCACGGGTCCGAGCTACGCGCTGACCAACGCCAATGCCATCAACGGCACCACAGGCGCTGCCACCAACGTGGGCACTGGCTTCAGCAAGGTCGACGACGCGCTGGGCGTGATCAACACCACGGCCAGCAAGGGCTTCAACGTCAGCGCCGATGCCGGTGCGACCAGCCAGAACATCGCCCCGGGCGGCACGGTGAACTACGCGGCCGGCAGCAATGCGACGGTGACCCGCAGCGGCAGCACCATCACCTACGGCGTGGTCGACAACCCGACCTTCTCCGGCATGGTCACCGCCAATGGCGGCCTGACCGTCGGCACGGGCAAGACCGTCGATATGGGCGGCAACAAGATCACCAATGTGGCCGTCGGCACGAACCCGACCGATGCGGTGAACGTATCGCAACTGAGTGCGCTGTCCGGCACCGCCATGACCTTCACCGGCAACGACGCCACGGCGGGCGTGGTCAATCGCACCCTGGGTCAGACGCTGGCCATCAAGGGCGCGGCCAGCACGGCCGGCACCTACTCGGGCAACAACGTGAAGACGGTGACGGATCCGGTAACGGGTGCGATCAACGTCCAGATCGCCGATGCGCCGAAGTTTGGTAACGTCATCGTCAACGACTCCGGTTCGGGCAAGATCACCGGCATGACCGACGGCACCGTGGCCTCGGGCAGCAAGGACGCCGTGAACGGTGGCCAGCTCTATGGTCTGGCCAGTTCCACGGCCACCGCGCTCGGCGGCAGTTCGAGCGTCAATGCGGCCGGTGCGATTACCGCGCCGACCTACACGCTCGCCAAGGCCAACGCCATGACCGGCCAGACCGGTTCGCTCACCGATGTCGGCAGCGCCCTGAACCGTATCGATCAGGCCCTCGGAAACGTGGGCTTCAACATCACCGCTGACAATGGCGCGACCCTCCAGAACATCTCCCCGAGCAGCACGGTGGGCTTCGTGGCTGGCGCCAATACAACGGTTACCCGCAGCGGCCGCAACATCACCTACGGCGTGGTCGCCAACCCGACCTTCTCCGGCATGGTCACCGCCAATGGCGGCCTGACCGTCGGCACGGGCCAGACCGTCGATATGGGCGGCAACAAGATCACCAATGTGGCCGTTGGCACGGCCGCGACGGATGCGGTGAACGTATCGCAACTGAGTGCGCTGTCCGGCACCGCCATGACCTTCACCGGCAACGACGCCACGGCGGGCGTGGTCAGTCGCACCCTGGGTCAGACGCTGACCATCAAGGGCGCGGCAAGCACGGCCGGCAACTACTCGGGCAACAACGTGAAGACGGTGACGGATCCGGCAACGGGTGCGATCAACGTGCAGATCGCCGATGCGCCGAAGTTCGGTAATGTCATCGTCAACGACTCCGGTTTGGGCAAGATCACCGGCATGACCGACGGCACCGTGGCCTCGGGCAGCAAGGACGCCGTGAACGGCGGCCAGTTGTACACCACGAACCAGCAGGTGGCACAACAAGGCGCGACGACGGCGGCTGCGCTGGGCGGCACTGCGAGCTACGACACCACGACCGGCGCGGTCTCGGCGCCGAGCTACGCGCTGACCAACGCCAATGCGATCAACGGCACCACAGGCGCTGCCACCAACGTGGGCACTGGCTTCAGCAAGGTCGACGACGCGCTGGGCGTGATCAACACCACGGCCAACAAGGGCTTCAACGTCAGCGCCGATGCCGGTGCGACCAGCCAGAACATCGCCCCGGGCGGCACGGTGAACTACGCAGCCGGCACCAATGCGACGGTCACCCGCAGCGGCAGCACCATCACCTACGGCGTGGTCGCCAATCCGACCTTTGCCGGCATGGTCACCGCCAATGGCGGCCTGACCGTCGGCGCGGGCCAGACCGTCGATATGGGCGGCAACAAGGTCACCAATGTGGCCGTCGGCACGGCCGCGACGGATGCGGTGAACGTGTCGCAACTGAGTGCGCTGTCCGGCACCGCCATGACCTTCACCGGCAACGACGCCACGGCGGGCGTGGTCAATCGCACCCTGGGTCAGACGCTGGCCATCAAGGGCGCGGCCAGCACGGCCGGCACCTACTCGGGCAACAACGTGAAGACGGTGACGGATCCGGCAACGGGTGCGATCAACGTGCAGATCGCCGATGCGCCGAAGTTCGGTAATGTCATCGTCAACGACGCCGGTTCGGGCAAGATCACCGGCATGACCGACGGCACCGTGGCCTCGGGCAGCAAGGACGCCGTGAACGGTGGCCAGTTGTACACCACGAACCAGCAGGTGGCACAGCAGGGCACGACGACGGCGGCTGCGCTGGGCGGATCTGCGAGCTACAACACCACGACCGGCGCGATCTCGGCACCGAGCTACACGCTCACCAAGGCCAACACGATCACCGGTCAGACCGGCTCGCTCGGCGATGTCGGCAGCGCCTTGGGCCGTATCGACCAGGCTCTTGGAAACCTCACCACCTCCGGCGGTTTGGGCTTCAACATCAGCGCCGACGCCGGTGCGACCAGCCAGAACATCGCCCCGGGCGGCACGGTGACCTACGCAGCCGGCACCAATGCGACGGTGGCCCGCAGCGGCAGCACCATCACCTATGGCGTGGTCGACAACCCGAGCTTCGCCGGCATGGTCACCGCCAATGGCGGCCTGACCGTCGGCGCTGGCCAGACCGTGAGCATGGGCGGCAACAAGGTCACCAATGTCGCGGCTGGCACGGTCGACACGACCTCGACGGATGCGGTCAACGGTTCGCAGCTCTCTGCCCTGGCCAGCACGACGGCCGTCGCCCTGGGTGGCAGTTCGACGGTCAACCCGGATGGGTCGATCACCGCGCCGAGCTATACGGTGACCAACATCGACGGCAGCACCACCACGGTGCACAACGTTGGCGATGCCATCACCAATATCGATGGCCGCACCACGCAGAACACCACGGCCATCAACAACATCAACACCAGCATCACCGGTCTGAGCAAGGATGCGCTGTTGTGGGATTCTGCCGCCGGGGCGTTCAGCGCTGCGCATGGCGGCGTGGCCACCAACAAGGTCACCAATGTTGCGGCCGGTGATCTGACCTCGACCTCGACGGATGCGGTGAACGGCTCGCAGCTGTATGCCACCAACCAGCAGGTTGCAGGCAACACCACGGCAATCAACAACATCAACACCAGCATCACCGGCCTGACCAAGGATGCGCTGTTGTGGGATTCTGCCGCCGGGGCGTTCAGCGCTTCGCATGGCGGCGTGGCTACCAACAAGATCACCAATGTCGCGGCTGGCACGGTCGACACGGCCTCGACGGATGCGGTCAACGGTTCGCAGCTCTCTGGCCTGGCCAGCACGACGGCCGTCGCCCTGGGTGGCAGTTCGACGGTCAACCCGGATGGGTCGATTACCGCGCCGAACTATACGGTGACCAACATCGACGGCAGCACCACCACGGTGCACAACGTTGGCGATGCCATCACCAATATCGATGGCCGCACCACGCAGAACACCACGACGATCAACAGCATCGTCAACGGCGGTGGCATCAAGTATTTCCATACCAATTCGACGCTGGCCGACAGCCAGGCGCTCGGTACCGACAGCGTGGCCATTGGCGGCAACGCCGTTGCCAACAACCAGAACGATGTCGCACTGGGCTCCAACTCGGTGACGGACGTGGCGGTGGGTACCTCCAGCGCGACGATTGGCGGCACGAACTACAGCTTCGCCGGCACGGCGCCGGCCGGCACCGTCTCGGTGGGTTCGGCGGGCAGTGAGCGCACCGTCACCAATGTGGCCGCTGGCAGGCTGAGCGGTACCTCGACGGATGCGGTGAACGGTTCGCAGCTGTATGCCACCAACCAGCAGGTGACGGCGAACACCACGGCGATCGACGGCATCAACTCCAGCATCACCGGTCTGAGCAAGGATGCGCTGTTGTGGGATTCCGCCGCCGGGGCGTTCAGCGCTTCGCATGGCGGCGTGGCCACCAACAAGATCACCAATGTCGCCGCTGGCACGGTCAACGCGACCTCGACGGATGCGGTCAACGGTTCGCAGCTCTATGGCCTGGCCAGCACGACGGCCGGCGCCCTGGGTGGCGGCTCGACGGTCAATCCGGATGGGACGATCACCCAGCCGAACTACACGGTGACCAACATCGACGGCAGCACCACCACGGTGCACAACGTTGGCGATGCCATCACCAATATCGATGGCCGCACCACGCAGAACACCACGGCCATCTCCAACATCAGCACCAGCATCAACAACGGCACCATCGGTCTGGTGCAGCAGGCAGGCGCTGGCCAGAAGCTGACGGTGGGCAAGGACACCGACGGCAGCGAGGTCAGCTTTACCAACTCGGCGGGCGAAGCACGCAAGCTCAGCGGTGTCGCCGCCGGGTCGGTCTCGGCCACCAGCACCGATGCGGTCAATGGCAGCCAGTTGCACGGTCTGGGCCAGTCGGTGTCGACCGCGCTGGGTGGTGGTTCGGTGGTCAACACCGATGGCACGATCTCGGCACCGGTCTACACGGTCACCAATCCCAACGGCAGCACTTCGCAGGTCACCGGTGTTGAAGCCGCCATCGGCAACATCGATGGTCGTGTCTACGACAACTCGGTGCGCATCGGCAACGTCGAGTCGAACGTCACCAACCTGACCAGCCAGATCAACACCGGTGCCGTTGGCCTGGTGCAGCAGGCCGCTCCTGGCGAGCAGCTGACGGTGGGCAAGGCGACGGACGGAACCTCGGTGAACTTCACCGGCACGGCAGGCGACCGCGTGCTGACGGGCGTGGCGGCCGGCAAGGCCGACACCGATGCGGTGAACGTCAGGCGAAGCCGGTGGCATTGCACAACGTCGCTGACGGTGCATCCGACTACGATGCCGTCAACGTCTCCCAGCTCAATGATCGCCTCGCCCGCTCCAACACCGATGTGA
- a CDS encoding aromatic ring-hydroxylating oxygenase subunit alpha, whose amino-acid sequence MNRPDLLDAATLAAQPAERATSLAARYYADPATVALDRERIFDRGWQILAHVCQLQNAGDHVVGDFNGLPVIAVRGADGEIRVFHNVCRHRAGPLAACDGLAAKSLRCRYHGWTYTLDGTLRSAPEMGTAPDFNVADIKLPQLAVRVWQGLVFAAVDAEHAIDFDAMVAGIDERVGADRHLENYGHHRRVGYDINCNWKIYIDNYLEGYHVPHVHPGLNKLLDYRSYTTDTHEWYSLQFSPLESGDDLYGSGDALYYWIWPNTMLNIVPGRLQTNRVIAKGVDKCRVEFDFYYAMDESEEAAARRLADLNFSDEVQFEDLTICEDVQRGMASGSYQPGRLNPLRENAVHHFHELLRRVYREA is encoded by the coding sequence ATGAACCGCCCCGACCTGCTCGACGCCGCCACCCTCGCCGCCCAGCCGGCGGAGCGTGCCACCTCCCTCGCCGCGCGCTACTACGCCGACCCGGCGACCGTGGCGCTGGACCGCGAACGGATCTTCGACCGCGGCTGGCAGATCCTGGCCCATGTCTGCCAGCTGCAGAACGCCGGCGACCACGTCGTCGGTGACTTCAATGGCCTGCCGGTGATCGCCGTGCGCGGCGCCGACGGCGAGATCCGCGTCTTCCATAACGTCTGCCGTCATCGTGCCGGCCCGCTGGCCGCCTGCGACGGCCTGGCGGCCAAGTCGCTGCGCTGCCGCTACCACGGCTGGACCTACACCCTCGACGGCACATTGCGATCCGCACCGGAGATGGGCACCGCGCCCGACTTCAACGTCGCCGACATCAAGCTGCCGCAGCTGGCGGTGCGCGTGTGGCAGGGGCTGGTGTTCGCCGCGGTCGATGCCGAACACGCGATCGACTTCGATGCCATGGTCGCCGGCATCGACGAGCGCGTCGGCGCCGATCGTCACCTGGAAAACTACGGCCACCACCGCCGCGTCGGCTACGACATCAACTGCAACTGGAAGATCTACATCGACAACTACCTGGAGGGTTACCACGTGCCGCACGTGCACCCCGGGTTGAACAAGTTGCTGGACTACCGCAGCTACACGACCGATACCCACGAGTGGTATTCGCTGCAGTTCAGCCCGCTGGAGAGCGGCGACGACCTGTATGGCAGCGGCGACGCGCTGTACTACTGGATCTGGCCGAACACGATGCTCAACATCGTCCCCGGCCGCCTGCAGACCAACCGTGTGATCGCCAAGGGCGTGGACAAGTGCCGCGTCGAGTTCGACTTCTATTACGCGATGGACGAATCCGAGGAGGCCGCGGCGCGACGCCTCGCCGACCTCAACTTCAGCGATGAAGTGCAGTTCGAGGACCTCACCATCTGCGAGGACGTGCAGCGCGGCATGGCATCGGGCTCATACCAGCCGGGCCGCTTGAACCCGCTGCGCGAGAACGCGGTGCATCACTTCCATGAGCTGCTGCGACGGGTGTATCGCGAGGCGTAG